The genomic stretch GTCGAACCGGGCAAACTCACCGTCGCGGTCGCGGCATTGGGTTCCTCGCCGCCGTTGGCCTTTCTGGCGGACGACAACAAAAGCGTCATCGGCAGCGAACCGGACATCGCCCGGCTGGTAGCCGACAGCCTCGGGCTGGAGCTGAAGCTGGTGTCGACGTCGTGGGAAGATTGGCCGCTGGGCGTCGCTTCCGGCAAGTACGATGTCGCCATCACCAACGTCACGGTGACCAAAGCGCGCAAAGCGCGTTTTGACTTTGCCACCTACCGCGCCGATACACTGGGCTTCTACGTGAAATCCAGCAGCAAGATCCAATCGATCCAAAGCGCTAAAGACATCGCCGGGCTGCGGATCATCGTCGGCTCCGGCACCAATCAGGAGGCTATCCTGCTCGACTGGGATAAGCAAAACCACGCCGCCGGCCTGCCGCCGTTTCAACCGGTCTACGTCACCGATGCCGCCGCCGCCAACCTGAGCATTCAGTCCGGCCGCGCCGACGCCACCTTCGGTCCGAACGTCACCGGCGCGTACAAAGCGGCGCTGAACGGCCAAACCCGGCTGGTAGGCACGGTCAACGGCGGCTGGCCGCAGGTGGCGCACATCGCGGTGACCACCCGTAAAGGCAACGGGCTGGTGACTGCCCTCAATACCGCGCTCAACGGCGTGATTCAGGGCGGCGAATACGACCGGGTGCTGAACCGCTGGGGAGAAAGCGTGGAACGCATCAGCCGTTCGGAGATCAACCCGCCGGGCCTGGGCGACACGCCGCTGTAACCCGTATCCGGCTGAACAGGGAGGACACCATGTCTGACGAACGCTTTATTATCACCTACCCGGAAGACGCCCGCATTGCACCGGTACTGGACGGCCTGTTCGCCGAATACCGCCAGCGCTACGGCGATTACTTCGCCCATCGGGATCCGGAACCGGAAGGACTCTATCTGCAACCAGACGGCATCTTCATTGTGCTGCTGCGTGATGAGCGGCCGATCGCCACCGGCGCGTTCAAGCGCTACGACGCCACCACCGCTGAACTCAAACGGATCTGGACCGACAGAACCCTGCGCCGTCAGGGGCTGGCCAAACGGGTGCTGCATGAGTTGGAACAGCACGCCCGTCGGCTGGGCTACCGGGATTTATTCCTGACCACCGGTTTCCGTCAGCCGGAAGCGGTCGGCCTGTACCTGAGCGAAGGCTATCAGCCGCAGTTCGATACCCAGGTCGACCCGGAATACTACAGTCTGCCGCCGCACGATGGCCGCTTGCCGTTTCGCAAACCCTTGTATGGCCCGGTGCCTAACCGGGCGGCGCAACAGGAACGGGTAAAGGTATAAGCTCATGACGCAATCCATCCCTCCTTCACTGTCCCAGAACCCGGCCGATATCCCTGCTGCTCCGTTGCGCGTGGTGCCGGCGCGTTATCCGCTGCGTATCGCAGGCGCGCTGTTTTCGCTGTTTATTTTCGCCGGCATCGCCGAGTCGGTGGCGCTCAACAACCGCTGGGAATGGCCGGTGTTCGCCAGCTATTTCTTTAACCCGGTGATTCTGGAAGGGCTGGGGCGCACGCTGCTGCTGACGCTGCTCGGCACCCTGTTCAGCATTATCGCCGGCACCGGGCTGGCGCTGGCGCGGCTGTCATCGTCCACGTTACTCAGCACGCTGGCCTGGCTGTACATCTGGCTGTTCCGATCGCTGCCGCTGATTCTGGTGCTGATTATCCTCTACAACTTTTCGTACCTGTACGACGCGCTGGCGCTGGGCATCCCTTTCACGTCCATCGAGTTTTTCCGCTATCCGACCATTGATGTGCTCGGCCCGTTCTCCGTGGCGGTGCTGGGGCTGACGCTGGTGCAATCGGCCTATACCGCCGAAATTATTCGCGGCGGCATCCTCGGCGTCGACGCCGGACAATTTGAAGCCGCCGCCGCGCTCGGCCTGCCGGGCTACCGCCGCACCTGGCGGATTATTCTGCCGCAAGCGCTGCGTTCGATTCTGCCGACCGGTTTCAACGAAATCATCAGCCTGGCCAAAGGCACCTCGGTGGTGTACGTGCTGGCGCTGCCGGAGCTGTTTTACACCGTGCAGGTGATTTACAACCGCACCCAGCAGGTGATTCCGCTGCTGATGGTCGCCACCGTCTGGTATCTGGTGATCACCAGCGTACTGTCGGTGCTGCAATATTTCGTGGAGCGCTACGTCGCCCGCGGCGCGGTGCGGGAAATAACGCCTCATCCGCTGCAGCGACTATTCCGGCGCCTGAGCGCACGCCGCCGACACTGATTTTCAGGGAGAAGCACCATGTCTGAAGCCATTGATCTCTATTCCATCCCACGTACCGCGCCACGCGCCGTGACCGAACAAGGCCGGATCGATATTCAGGGGGTCGGCAAGTGGTTCGGCGCGCACCGGGCGCTGGATAACATCAGCCTGACGCTGCCGCCCGGTTCGGTCACGGTGATTATCGGGCCGTCCGGTTCCGGCAAATCCACTTTGCTGCGCGCCATCAACCATCTGGAGCGGGTGGACGAAGGCACCATCCGCATCGACGGCGACTACATCGGCTACCGCCGCGAAGGCGATACGCTGTACGAACTGAAAGAACGGGAGATCCTGCGCCAGCGCCTCGGCGTCGGCTACGTATTCCAGAACTTCAACCTGTTCCCGCACCTGACGGTGCTGGAGAACATTATCGAAGCGCCGCGGGTGCACCGGTTGTATCGCCGCGCGCAGGCGCAGAGCGTGGCGCTGGCGCTGCTGGACCGGGTCGGATTACGCCACAAGGCGAACGCTTACCCGCGCCACCTGTCCGGCGGGCAGCAACAACGCATCGCCATCGCCCGCGCGCTGGCGCTCAACCCCAAAGTGATGCTGTTTGACGAACCGACCTCGGCGCTGGACCCGGAACTGGTGGGCGAAGTGCTGGACGTGATCAAGGATCTGGCGCGATCGGGCGTCACGATGGTGATCGTTACCCATGAGATCGGCTTCGCGCGCGAAGTAGCGGATCGGGTGGTGTTTATGGTGGACGGCAAAATCGTGGAAAGCGGCGACGCGCATCAGGTGCTGAACCATCCAGCCCATCCGCGCACCGCCAGCTTTTTAAACAAGGTGCTCTAGCTTTAAACAAGGTGCTATAGATTGTGTCCCGATTCCCCGGCTGACGCCGGGGAGAGAGGGTTATTTCAGTCGTTCACGCAGTTCGGTGGACGCCTGCAACAGCGCGGCGCGGGTAGCCGGCACGTCGCTCAGCGCATTGAGCA from Dickeya fangzhongdai encodes the following:
- a CDS encoding ABC transporter substrate-binding protein: MQTLAVRPFYRLAATLFGGWLLLGSAHAAGIDLQANQQPIHAPKNPQAIAQIPAGFTFVEPGKLTVAVAALGSSPPLAFLADDNKSVIGSEPDIARLVADSLGLELKLVSTSWEDWPLGVASGKYDVAITNVTVTKARKARFDFATYRADTLGFYVKSSSKIQSIQSAKDIAGLRIIVGSGTNQEAILLDWDKQNHAAGLPPFQPVYVTDAAAANLSIQSGRADATFGPNVTGAYKAALNGQTRLVGTVNGGWPQVAHIAVTTRKGNGLVTALNTALNGVIQGGEYDRVLNRWGESVERISRSEINPPGLGDTPL
- a CDS encoding GNAT family N-acetyltransferase; protein product: MSDERFIITYPEDARIAPVLDGLFAEYRQRYGDYFAHRDPEPEGLYLQPDGIFIVLLRDERPIATGAFKRYDATTAELKRIWTDRTLRRQGLAKRVLHELEQHARRLGYRDLFLTTGFRQPEAVGLYLSEGYQPQFDTQVDPEYYSLPPHDGRLPFRKPLYGPVPNRAAQQERVKV
- a CDS encoding amino acid ABC transporter ATP-binding protein, producing the protein MSEAIDLYSIPRTAPRAVTEQGRIDIQGVGKWFGAHRALDNISLTLPPGSVTVIIGPSGSGKSTLLRAINHLERVDEGTIRIDGDYIGYRREGDTLYELKEREILRQRLGVGYVFQNFNLFPHLTVLENIIEAPRVHRLYRRAQAQSVALALLDRVGLRHKANAYPRHLSGGQQQRIAIARALALNPKVMLFDEPTSALDPELVGEVLDVIKDLARSGVTMVIVTHEIGFAREVADRVVFMVDGKIVESGDAHQVLNHPAHPRTASFLNKVL
- a CDS encoding amino acid ABC transporter permease, whose amino-acid sequence is MTQSIPPSLSQNPADIPAAPLRVVPARYPLRIAGALFSLFIFAGIAESVALNNRWEWPVFASYFFNPVILEGLGRTLLLTLLGTLFSIIAGTGLALARLSSSTLLSTLAWLYIWLFRSLPLILVLIILYNFSYLYDALALGIPFTSIEFFRYPTIDVLGPFSVAVLGLTLVQSAYTAEIIRGGILGVDAGQFEAAAALGLPGYRRTWRIILPQALRSILPTGFNEIISLAKGTSVVYVLALPELFYTVQVIYNRTQQVIPLLMVATVWYLVITSVLSVLQYFVERYVARGAVREITPHPLQRLFRRLSARRRH